AAGCATTTTACTTAATAGTAAATTAATAAATTTCGTGAGGTATATTAAACCGGCCAGCCAATAGTTACAATGTGATCATCGACCAATTTACAGTGGCGTCACTATCATCTACAGTTAACTTTTGGTGGATTAAAAAATACTTAAGATAAAAAATTTAACCAAAAGCATCTCCAATCATATTCTACTTTCATTCTAAAATAAAATTTAGAATAAAAATATTCTAATTGTACTCTATTTTTCACTCTATAATAGAATGAAAACAAATTTACTCTAAGATAATAATTTTATTTTTATTTTTTTGTTCATCACTTGATTTTTTCTTCTAAAATAGAATATCATTAAAGTATAATTCAATTCTATTATAGAATTACACTATTTTAAATGAAAAATAGAATTAAAGTATAATTGATCTCTGCCGGGTGAAAAATATAAAAGTAATGCATCGTTAATTATTTGATTAACTATGATACTTGCCAATTAACCCCAGTAATTACCGTTTACGTCAATACATTTGTCAAAAAGAGAGCATATCTTGTGAATTATATGAAGTACATTTCAGATAATACTTATGTTTTAATACATACACTTAAATTTATCATAAACTGAATGTATACATAATATATACTGAATCATTTTTTGAAGTACATTTTAGATAATACTTATGTATACATACACACTTAAATTTATCATAAACTCGTAACAGATAACCACGGGCTGGTGGGCTAGTGGTCTTGAGGTAGTTACCACAACCGATACGGACCCGAGTTCGATATCCCCTGTGGCTACGGAACGCTTTACGCCTTCCCCAAGTTTAAAGTTAACGCGGTGTTGATGCCGGGTCCTTGGGTAATGGGTATTAGTGCTGGCTGGTTCCGGGCCAGGGGATTAGATGGTTGGCAATCGGAAACCACGTGCGGATTACGGGCCTTTGGGTAAACGGAAACCATGTGCGGATTACGGGTCGCCTTTGAACCTCCTGTTAAAAAAAAAAAAAAAAAAAACTCGTAACAGATACTGAATCATTTTTTGGAACCACATAGGACAGGCTTATTATATATTCTGAGAGCTAGAGACATTATGATTAGGGAAAGGAAAATTAGGGATAGAGGCACTAGGCTTGAGACTTTTATCCGAGATTCGATTCGGATCCGATCCGAAAATCTAGATATTCGGAGGGGCCGAATCCGGATCCAGATAGTAAAATGTTGGATCCGTCAAACCTGGATCCGGATCCGGATATCTTAGTTTTTTAGTCCGGATATCCGGATCCGTAAGTTTTATTAATAACTATTTCAAAAATAATAATATCTATATATAAAAATTAATTTTATTTAATATATTTTTATTTTTATAATAGTATATATATAAATTTTATGTAAATTTTGTGATATTAAACATATAAATAATTAAAGATATTATATATATTTTCATTTTTAAATTATTTTTAATATTTTATATATATATTAATATTATTTATTATTTATTTCAAGGATCCAAATCCGGATCCGGATATCCGCCGGATATTATAATTTTTAGAAGGATATCCGACACTCGGATATCCGAGAACTCCGGATCCGAATAAGGATAGTAAAATTAAGGATCCGCCGGATACCTTAAAATTTTCCGGATACCCGATCTGTCACATGACTAATAGGCACATGTATATAATTTATATGCTGACAAAAGAAGCGAATAGTGTGAAAGGGTTGTGGGTAAATATCCTTGGGATTTAAAGAAAAGAGTCCTTTATATCACTCAAGCAGTTGACACCAGACAAGTAGGCATGCATGTGGAACTGAACCAAAAAAATCAAGTGCTATTTCACCTCATTTCTCAGTCCAGCTTTTAATCAATCGTTTTTATAACAATTTTTAATCAATTGTTTTTGATAGGATTTATTAAATCCATGTCTAAACTCTTTGTATCGTTTGATTAGTAAGATATTATCTGCTTTGTAGTTTAAACAAGTTCGTATAGTTTTACTTTTGGTTTTTTTCCCAAAAGATCTCATACTAATGAGAGTTAGACATCTTTTTATATATTAGACATTCATTCGTCTAACTTCCAATGTGAGACTTTGTTTGATATCTCACATTTTATCTCTCATACTAAGGACCACACTTATCTCGTGTGTTTCTTTCTTTTGAGAATGCGCTTCCCACGACATCTTAGTCCTTTGAGAATGTCATTACAGGTTCTATGATTTTGACTTGTTTCTGCCATGGACCTCCTCTTCCGTATTTAGGTATTCTTGCAGATCTTCGTCAACATGTGCTCTGATACCAATGATGGGATTTATTAAATTCATGTCTAACTCTATATAATATGATTAGTACGTTATTTTCCATTTTGGGCCTTAGGCAATCCCGCATGGTTTTACTTTTGGTTTTCTTCCCAAAAAACTTCGTACTAATTAGAATTGGACATCGATCTCTTTATATATTAGACATTCTTTCGTCTAACTTCCAATGTGGAACTTTGTTTGATAGCTCACAAATTTTCCTTTTAAAACTTCTCAATCCAGCTTTTACTCAATTCCTGTCAATTTTTTCTTTAAAGAAAACATCTTCCCTATTTCAGATTTCAGTACCCGTTTCTAACTCTTTTCGTATAAAGACTTTTTTCTGTAAATATCCATTTCCCGTTGATTTCCGTGCCAACCCTCGGTTGTATACATTGTACTTCTTCTGTTTCAAAAAGATACATACTCCCTCCGTTTTATATTAAGTGTTAGAGAATTTTTTTCGTTACAAAATAAGTGTCGTTTTCGATTTTCAGTGCAAAATTTATTAATTTTATGAAACATTTATTTTTCTATTGGTTGAAATATGGTTAGGTGTATAAGTAGTAGTGTTTTTTTATAGGAAATGTACAAAATTAATTGTTTCCTTAATCCGTGTGCCGAAACCTAAAACGACACTTATAATGAAACAGAGGGAGTTTTATAAAAAAGTTGCTTCAAAATGATACATTTTTGTATTTCCAATATGCTTTTTATCAACTAATAATGACTAATTGTAAACTTAAAGAAAATTAATTGTGCTTCTGAATTTTTATTGGTTTAAACTTATAGAAAATAGATAATCACAGAAAATTATGTATTTAATATTGAAATTTAATATGTTTTATTAATCTGTGTTGAAAAACTAAAACATGTATCATTTTGAAACGGAAGGAGTACATGATACACTAACTCAAAAATGATTCTTTAGTTTTTTTGGATATTTCTTAGGACTAGGGTCAATGAGTTACTAAGATGACGTCATAAGCCGAAATGATGAGGTAAAAAGTAAAAAAAGACAGCAAACGGCTTCAGTGGGGCCTGCATAAGCGAATATCTGAGGAACGAACGATTAGTTATGTAATAGCAGCGTTATCGCACAAAAAAATGGGATGCTTAGCTCTATAGACCCCACAAAAATGGTAAGTAACGATGCTTTCAGCTGCAAAATAAGCGCCGCGTTTTGTTAGTTGCTTCTACTATTCGCGGGCTAACCGATACGTGGCGGTCCGTGATTATTTTTTTTAATTTTTTTTTAATCATATAAAAAAATAAAAATAAAAATAAGAAATAAGCACCCGGGATAAAAATGCTCTAACAGAAACAAGTATTCCTCCACGTGTTACAAGTCATCGATGACATGTGTCAAGGACGGCGCCACCAACCAGACAATGGGAACTGGATTGCTGGAGAAAGGCTTAAGAACATCTTCCTCTTTATAATGTAACCTATATACACGGGTTGTCTTGTTTTATGGCCAACGTTGGTTCCTTTAGGTTTACTATAAATCTAAAATTATATTACTATAAAATTTGAGAATATTGTGGTTTCCAGTGGATCTAAAACTTGGGATTATGAATTATGTATTCACTATTACATTATTAATTTTGATGTGGTGGTATATTGAGTGAAAGCAACCTCAATGGGGGTTTTTTTTTTTAAAACACATATATGTGTTTTAAGAACCCAAGAGCAAAATCTCCCCATTGAGGTTGCTCTGAGATTTACGTAGTATTCCGTTAATGTACATGCGTGAAACTTATTAAAATTTTGAGAATTGCAAACTTAAGATGGTTAATTTCTTTATCCTTATATGTTTTCCTTACGTGTCTTATCAATGGGTTAACGAGGCATATTAAAAAAGAAGACACATTCCAGTTACCAGATCAAGGCATCAAGCAAACATATATCTAAAATTCAGAATTTCTCTTTTGAGGTTTTATACATCTTTTTTTGGGTCAACAATACAGTATGCAGACAACCCTAACCACTCGATCAATCAAAATTTCGGATATTTATGGTTTTATCTAGAGCATTTTATGCCCAATAAGAAACTCGAATCATTATATAATATACACGTAATTACTACTAAACAATATATACAATTAAAAGAAGTTGATTTGTGCAGTAACTGCCAGTAAAGTGGAGAAACTTGGTAAAACTTTAAACAAAAAATTACGGTTAGAGAGAGAGAGCCGTCCAAAAACAAGGCGTAGATGTCTACCCGGCCCACGCGCAATCAAACCCTTGTTGCATCTCCATCTTCTTCTTCTCCCTCTCCTTATATATATCATCATTTCGCACCCACATGACACACACATCCATTTATATAAATAAGCATATTCACATCATAAACACCTATATATATAACTCTAATATTTCTAGATGGTTCATCTACATGTGATCTAATTAATCAAAAGCCAACTCTTGATTCTTGTTTTGTTATATAAACACTCTCATCCGATCCACAACAGAGGATTCAAACTCTCGTCTCCTTCTTCCTTCTGCTACCCCGCTTAGATCATCGTCCTTCTGGAAATCGCGTACAAACACATTATTCTTCACAATCCCTTCGTCCAATCTAAATTATCCTGTAAGTTTCATCCCATTATTCCCTTTAAGGTTTTTATTATATACTACCAAAATATATGTATATATATGATATATACATGCATGAAATGATGAAATATGATGATGCATAAAAGTTTATGTTTTGCATTTTCATCATATATAAATATTACATACATATAGTATGTGATCGTTTTGTATGTGGGTAGGCTGTATGAATATTCATATCTTGAATAGTATACAAATGTGTATGTGTGGATATTGACCCACAAAAAGTAGAGTAAACGGAACCTGAAAATGAAAGGTAAGGATTTCGAATTCTACGGTTTTTTCATGAAATTATTGTTCCTTAGAAAGTAACAAAAACAAGAGTGTGTACTACACTCAAAGGAACATCAATCTCAGTGACTTCCACCCGCTAAGCTTTTAGGTTATATCCATTTTATATAATTATCTTCCATATACAATATGAAAATATATGTGTAGTTCTTGTATATTTTAGGTCTTATAAAAATACTTTATGTTATATTATACAGTACATATTGCATAAACTGAATCTTTTCGTTTATAAGCATCGTTCTTTATGTACAAGGCGAAACAAATACTTAAGCCCAATGATTTCTGGGAAAAAAATCACGTTCACTATCAAACTCTAGTTATTAATTTGTTTTCTCGTAAAATTGTAAGAGCTTCTCCATTTGTTGGGTGGTCCCATGGAAAAGCATCATAACCATCATCATAAACTTATGATAGCTATAGCCTGAAGCTTAAAGATCTAAGATTTTGGATACAATATTCATCTTCATATGATGATATGAATATATATGTGTGTGTGAATAGTTATAGATATTAATATATTATCTATCATGGTGTCCGTGTGTAACATCCCTATACATCATTACTAACCCAACACAGCTTTTGGATTTTTTTTTTCTTAATAAAAAGCTTTTGGAATTTAATTAGACCCAAGAGCCATTCGATCCATTTCTTATAATTAAAAGAAGCTTCTAACAGGATTTGGTTTTGGTCCCAAGAAAAAAAACCAAAAGGTTGTGACTTGTCTAAGGTTTTCGCAATGGCTTAAGTTTATATATATACAAATATATTTTCCTTCATATCATTCTCTCCTCTCTCATTTCTTCATCTCGTTTCTTACTCATTTCTCTAACAATTTCCCTAATTATATACGGTTATAGATCATTTGGATGGACAACATAAAGCAATCGTGTGTGCCACCGGGATTCCGATTTCATCCAACAGAGGAAGAGCTCGTTGGTTATTACCTAGATGGGAAGATCAATTCAATTAAGAGTGCTTTAGATGTCATTGTAGACATTGACCTCTACAAAATGGAGCCATGGGATATTCAAGGTAAGGCAACATGTATTTTGTAAAATAATTATCAATAACTAATATTTTGTATGGAACTGCAGTACAACGTAGTTACTTAATATGATCTTTGAAAACCAATAGTATGTGATGAAATTGGCATGCGAAATGAATTAAATGAGAAAGCATACATTCTTTGTCTTGTAAGATTTTATTAACGTGAGTGTGAAAAGAATATTAGAGAGAAGAAAAAGAGATGTATACAATCACAAATCATAATTTCTCATTTGAAATTAAACTAGTTGAATTTTTAAAGTGGGGAAGTAGAATCATATCATATATTATCCCAAATACAATAATTTACCACGTCTTTTTTTCAATCTTTTGATATTAATATGATAAGATTTTTGTGATGTAAGATATTTATGAAATTAATATATGGTACCGTATTGCATTGCAGCGAGATGTAAACTAGGGTATGAAGAGCAAAACGAGTGGTACTTCTTTAGCCACAAGGATAGGAAGTACCCGACCGGGACTAGGACCAATAGAGCAACGGCCGCCGGGTTCTGGAAGGCCACCGGTAGAGACAAGGCGGTACTTTCAAAGAATAGTGTCGTAGGAATGCGGAAGACACTTGTCTACTACAAAGGTCGAGCTCCTAATGGAAGAAAATCAGATTGGATCATGCACGAATACCGCCTCCAAAACTCCGAGCTTGCCCCGGTTCAGGTACACATTTAACTCTAATTTATAAAGCCACTATCAAGCCAATAATCTAACAATATAATAATGCAATTAATACTCAAAAGTAACCGATACTTTGTGCACTGCAGGAGGAAGGTTGGGTGGTGTGTCGAGCATTTAGGAAGCCGATTCCAAACCAGAGGCCATTAGGGTACGAGCCATGGCAGAACCAGCTCTACCACGTTGATAATAAAAATTACTACTCATCTTCAGCGACAATGAACACGAGTCACCATATCGGTGCCTCTTCATCGAGCCAAAACCTTAACCAAATGGTCATGAGTAATAATCACTACAATGCCAATAATCCATCCTCAACGATATATCAATATGGCAATATCGAGCTCCCACAGCTAGACAGTCCTAGCTTGTCGCCAAGTCTAGGGACGAATAAAGATCAGAACGAGAGTTTGGAGCAAGAAGAAGAGAAGAGCTTCAACTATGTGGACTGGAGAACACTAGGTAGCTTGCTTGAGATACAAGCCACACATCCACAAAACCCTAATGTCCTTGTGTCTTCGTTAGCAACGCAGTCTTATAACCCGGAACAGAGCTTCCCTTCCATGCATCAAAACTATAATTATGAGGTCGAAGCTAATATTCATCATCCATTTGGATGCTTCCCTGACTCCTAATTTTTTTAAAAAGAAACTTCTATATTGATTTGTATTCTATGATTTAATTGTACCATCAAATAGTATTATCTTTTTTTTTATTTGAATTTTAAGTGTCTAATGTGTAAGAGAAGTTTGTGTGTAATACATAGAATTTTATTGGCGAATTTCACAAAGGTGGAATATTTTTTAGTTATCTCTTGGTCTTTTCTATTCATATTTATTTTGTTAATGTAATTTGTAGCATCCATTCTACCCCCTTAGTTCCAAGAAACTGTGTTGATAATACCTAAATAATGCACGGCAGATCTATATATCGGTGGTGGCCTATTAGAAACTTTAGTCAAAGACAAACAAACTGTACAAATTTACCATTTGAAAAGTCATATGCTCGACGTACATAAAAACTACAAATATTATATGAAGAAGATGAAAAAAACAGAAATGAAACAAAACAAATATGAAGAAAAGGTTATGGAATTAATGACATTGTTATTTGACCAAGAGGCAACACTACAAGAAAACAGGGATTCTGAGGGAAAAAAATCGTCGGAATTTCGTCGGAATTTCGTTATTCCGACGACATACCGACGAAACAAGTCGTCGGAAATAATTCCTCGGAATTTCTTCTTTCCTCGGAAATTCCTCGGAATTTTTCGACGGAATTCCGAGGAAATAAACTTCCGAGGAAATTCCGAGGATCACTAGTTTGTCGGAAAGGTCCTCGGAATATACCGAGGGAGAACTTCGTCGGGATACTTCCTCGGACGTTCATCGATCGATGCGTTTTTAGGCATATATATATCGATCGATAGGAATATACCGAGGGATCTGTCCCTCGGAATATTCCGAGGGAAATGTCCCTCGGTATATACCGNNNNNNNNNNNNNNNNNNNNNNNNNNNNNNNNNNNNNNNNNNNNNNNNNNNNNNNNNNNNNNNNNNNNNNNNNNNNNNNNNNNNNNNNNNNNNNNNNNNNNNNNNNNNNNNNNNNNNNNNNNNNNNNNNNNNNNNNNNNNNNNNNNNNNNNNNNNNNNNNNNNNNNNNNNNNNNNNNNNNNNNNNNNNNNNNNNNNNNNNNNNNNNNNNNNNNNNNNNNNNNNNNNNNNNNNNNNNNNNNNNNNNNNNNNNNNNNNNNNNNNNNNNNNNNNNNNNNNNNNNNNNNNNNNNNNNNNNNNNNNNNNNNNNNNNNNNNNNNNNNNNNNNNNNNNNNNNNNNNNNNNNNNNNNNNNNNNNNNNNNNNNNNNNNNNNNNNNNNNNNNNNNNNNNNNNNNNNNNNNNNNNNNNNNNNNNNNNNNNNNNNNNNNNNNNNNNNNNNNNNNNNNNNNNNNNNNNNNNNNNNNNNNNNNNNNNNNNNNNNNNNNNNNNNNNNNNNNNNNNNNNNNNNNNNNNNNNNNNNNNNNNNNNNNNNNNNNNNNNNNNNNNNNNNNNNNNNNNNNNNNNNNNNNNNNNNNNNNNNNNNNNNNNNNNNNNNNNNNNNNNNNNNNNNNNNNNNNNNNNNNNNNNNNNNNNNNNNNNNNNNNNNNNNNNNNNNNNNNNNNNNNNNNNNNNNNNNNNNNNNNNNNNNNNNNNNNNNNNNNNNNNNNNNNNNNNNNNNNNNNNNNNNNNNNNNNNNNNNNNNNNNNNNNNNNNNNNNNNNNNNNNNNNNNNNNNNNNNNNNNNNNNNNNNNNNNNNNNNNNNNNNNNNNNNNNNNNNNNNNNNNNNNNNNNNNNNNNNNNNNNNNNNNNNNNNNNNNNNNNNNNNNNNNNNNNNNNNNNNNNNNNNNNNNNNNNNNNNNNNNNNNNNNNNNNNNNNNNNNNNNNNNNNNNNNNNNNNNNNNNNNNNNNNNNNNNNNNNNNNNNNNNNNNNNNNNNNNNNNNNNNNNNNNNNNNNNNNNNNNNNNNNNNNNNNNNNNNNNNNNNNNNNNNNNNNNNNNNNNNNNNNNNNNNNNNNNNNNNNNNNNNNNNNNNNNNNNNNNNNNNNNNNNNNNNNNNNNNNNNNNNNNNNNNNNNNNNNNNNNNNNNNNNNNNNNNNNNNNNNNNNNNNNNNNNNNNNNNNNNNN
This genomic interval from Brassica oleracea var. oleracea cultivar TO1000 chromosome C2, BOL, whole genome shotgun sequence contains the following:
- the LOC106326312 gene encoding NAC domain-containing protein 30-like yields the protein MDNIKQSCVPPGFRFHPTEEELVGYYLDGKINSIKSALDVIVDIDLYKMEPWDIQARCKLGYEEQNEWYFFSHKDRKYPTGTRTNRATAAGFWKATGRDKAVLSKNSVVGMRKTLVYYKGRAPNGRKSDWIMHEYRLQNSELAPVQEEGWVVCRAFRKPIPNQRPLGYEPWQNQLYHVDNKNYYSSSATMNTSHHIGASSSSQNLNQMVMSNNHYNANNPSSTIYQYGNIELPQLDSPSLSPSLGTNKDQNESLEQEEEKSFNYVDWRTLGSLLEIQATHPQNPNVLVSSLATQSYNPEQSFPSMHQNYNYEVEANIHHPFGCFPDS